In one Streptomyces sp. T12 genomic region, the following are encoded:
- a CDS encoding glycosyltransferase family 2 protein produces the protein MTSTPTGARQNFDPSQTTQLRVPSQTRTGAFRRIKKTLPKYDYEHYSRLAGPLTQPDPNKPYRVQYRSLISQEPHRIRVALMLAAAPLLSLVLLFWLLQPEHWTERDYPAFDFLPALDVVMLVSIGLIEFFRCMNVLSNAHATLVARDPIPVVPETGTRVAFLTSFVPGKEPLEMVTKTLEAAVKLRHRGLMHVWLLDEGDDPEVKEVCARLGVHHFSRKGVAKWNQAKGPHRAKTKHGNYNAWLDAHGDDYDFFASVDTDHVPLPNYLERMLGFFRDPNIGFVIGPQVYGNYDNFVTKAAESQQFLFHALIQRAGNRYGAPMFVGTSNAVRIKALKQIGGLYDSITEDMATGFEIHRHKNPATGKKWRSVYTPDVLAVGEGPSAWTDFFTQQMRWSRGTYETILKQYWKGWYSLPPSKLFNYTMMIIFYPMSALNWILAALSCALFLGLGASGVNIDPTIWLMLYGNASALQIGLYVWNRRHNVSPHEPEGSGGVAGMVMSALSAPLYAKALIDSALRRKSKFVVTPKGDSASPDRWFGTFRYHWYFIAIFGASITAGFVYGHSHPAMITWATFAMLITATPIFAWRYMLRQDKKRPAATVPAQPAPAQPAAYQPEPHSQPQPQQQPQPLPAQHTPHAGHAPHAPQHKPSWAASSGSGTDQTMQIALGGLGGRKE, from the coding sequence ATGACGTCGACGCCGACGGGCGCCCGGCAGAACTTCGACCCGTCTCAGACAACTCAGCTAAGGGTGCCTTCGCAGACACGGACCGGCGCGTTCCGCCGGATCAAGAAGACGCTGCCGAAGTACGACTACGAGCACTACAGCCGGCTGGCCGGTCCCCTCACCCAGCCCGACCCGAACAAGCCGTACCGGGTCCAGTACCGCTCGCTCATATCGCAGGAGCCGCACCGGATCAGGGTCGCCCTGATGCTGGCGGCCGCTCCGCTGCTGTCGCTGGTCCTGCTGTTCTGGCTGCTGCAGCCCGAGCACTGGACCGAACGCGACTATCCCGCCTTCGACTTCCTGCCGGCCCTCGACGTCGTGATGCTCGTCTCGATCGGTCTGATCGAGTTCTTCCGCTGCATGAACGTGCTGTCGAACGCGCACGCCACGCTGGTCGCCCGCGACCCGATCCCGGTGGTGCCGGAGACCGGCACCAGAGTGGCCTTCCTCACCTCCTTCGTGCCCGGCAAGGAGCCGCTGGAGATGGTGACGAAGACCCTGGAGGCGGCCGTCAAGCTGCGCCACCGGGGTCTGATGCACGTCTGGCTGCTGGACGAGGGCGACGACCCGGAGGTCAAGGAGGTGTGCGCGCGGCTCGGCGTGCACCACTTCTCCCGCAAGGGCGTGGCCAAGTGGAACCAGGCCAAGGGCCCGCACCGCGCCAAGACCAAGCACGGCAACTACAACGCCTGGCTCGACGCGCACGGCGACGACTACGACTTCTTCGCCTCGGTCGACACCGACCACGTGCCGCTGCCCAACTACCTGGAGCGGATGCTCGGCTTCTTCCGCGACCCGAACATCGGCTTCGTCATCGGCCCGCAGGTCTACGGCAACTACGACAACTTCGTCACCAAGGCCGCCGAGTCGCAGCAGTTCCTCTTCCACGCCCTCATCCAGCGCGCCGGCAACCGCTACGGCGCCCCGATGTTCGTGGGTACGTCGAACGCCGTACGCATCAAGGCGCTCAAGCAGATCGGGGGCCTGTACGACTCGATCACCGAGGACATGGCGACCGGCTTCGAGATCCACCGCCACAAGAACCCGGCGACGGGCAAGAAGTGGCGCTCGGTGTACACGCCGGACGTGCTCGCCGTCGGTGAGGGCCCGAGCGCCTGGACGGACTTCTTCACCCAGCAGATGCGCTGGTCGCGAGGGACGTACGAGACGATCCTCAAGCAGTACTGGAAGGGCTGGTACTCGCTGCCGCCGAGCAAGCTCTTCAACTACACGATGATGATCATCTTCTACCCGATGTCCGCCCTCAACTGGATCCTGGCCGCGCTGAGCTGTGCGCTGTTCCTGGGCCTGGGCGCCTCGGGTGTGAACATCGACCCGACGATCTGGCTGATGCTCTACGGCAACGCCTCCGCGCTGCAGATCGGCCTGTACGTCTGGAACCGCCGCCACAACGTCTCGCCGCACGAGCCCGAGGGCTCCGGCGGTGTGGCCGGCATGGTGATGTCCGCGCTGTCGGCGCCGCTGTACGCGAAGGCGCTGATCGACTCCGCGCTGCGCCGCAAGAGCAAGTTCGTGGTCACGCCCAAGGGCGACTCGGCCAGCCCCGACCGGTGGTTCGGGACGTTCCGGTACCACTGGTACTTCATCGCGATCTTCGGCGCCTCGATCACCGCCGGTTTCGTCTACGGGCACTCGCACCCCGCGATGATCACCTGGGCGACGTTCGCCATGCTGATCACCGCGACGCCGATCTTCGCCTGGCGGTACATGCTGCGGCAGGACAAGAAGAGGCCCGCGGCGACCGTCCCGGCCCAGCCGGCGCCGGCTCAGCCCGCGGCGTACCAGCCGGAGCCACACTCACAGCCACAGCCACAGCAACAGCCACAACCGCTGCCCGCGCAGCACACGCCCCATGCCGGGCACGCCCCGCATGCGCCGCAGCACAAACCGAGTTGGGCCGCTTCTTCCGGCAGCGGCACCGACCAGACCATGCAGATCGCCCTTGGTGGACTTGGGGGACGTAAGGAATGA
- a CDS encoding peptidoglycan-binding protein: METGSTPAAPVFEEFDPASDCDCPGCVHWRRVLPHSATGRHPAAHRALILAAAASTTLAVGHTAPALAAPHAPDRPGVPAGDEPETPQGGKAPLHGPGGRPVKPGGVLVTPATTRAEIIRRARKWVAARVPYSMYKYWSDGYRQDCSGFVSMAWKLPGNEWTGSLDQYGVRISKEDLQPGDILLFHNPADPEKGSHVVIFGGWTDYTHSYYIAYEATRPHARRQATPYAYWSHSGRYLAYRYKGLVGGATGGKPDTGRPDGGRPDSGRPEGGRPDGDPPGAGQADAAKPEDPQRGAPYPGQAYFGPGANNKYVTQLGRMLVARGAGRYYTVGPGPRWSDMDRRAVRAFQLAQGWRGRDADGFPGPRTWALLVTGKGKNIQATWLGGHGAPATHASPASATSPASPASHGVPGYPGRAMFRPGVSNKYVAQLGKQLVKKGFGKHYKTGPGPRWGEADRRGVEAFQRAQGWRGGAADGYPGPETWRRLFS, from the coding sequence ATGGAGACGGGCTCGACGCCGGCCGCTCCGGTATTCGAGGAATTCGATCCGGCGAGTGACTGCGACTGCCCCGGATGCGTTCACTGGCGACGCGTTCTGCCGCATTCCGCGACCGGCCGCCACCCGGCCGCCCACCGGGCGCTGATCCTCGCCGCAGCCGCCTCCACCACCCTCGCCGTCGGTCACACGGCCCCGGCCCTCGCCGCCCCCCACGCCCCCGACCGTCCGGGCGTTCCCGCAGGTGACGAGCCCGAGACGCCCCAGGGCGGCAAGGCTCCGCTGCACGGCCCGGGCGGGCGGCCGGTCAAGCCGGGCGGCGTGCTCGTCACGCCCGCGACCACCCGTGCGGAAATCATCAGGCGGGCCAGGAAATGGGTCGCCGCGAGGGTGCCGTACAGCATGTACAAGTACTGGTCGGACGGATACCGGCAGGACTGTTCCGGATTCGTCTCGATGGCCTGGAAGCTGCCTGGGAACGAATGGACCGGCAGTCTCGACCAGTACGGCGTACGCATCTCGAAGGAGGACCTTCAGCCCGGTGACATTCTGCTGTTCCACAATCCGGCGGACCCCGAGAAAGGCTCGCACGTCGTCATTTTCGGCGGCTGGACGGACTACACGCACAGCTACTACATCGCCTACGAGGCGACCCGCCCGCATGCCCGCCGACAGGCCACCCCGTACGCCTACTGGAGCCACTCCGGCCGCTATCTGGCCTATCGGTACAAGGGACTCGTGGGCGGCGCGACGGGTGGGAAACCGGACACCGGGCGGCCGGACGGTGGACGTCCCGACAGTGGGCGTCCCGAAGGCGGACGGCCCGACGGAGATCCGCCCGGTGCCGGGCAGGCGGACGCCGCCAAGCCGGAGGATCCCCAGCGCGGGGCGCCCTACCCGGGGCAGGCCTATTTCGGCCCCGGGGCCAACAACAAGTACGTCACCCAGCTGGGCCGCATGCTCGTCGCGCGCGGCGCCGGCCGGTACTACACGGTGGGGCCGGGGCCGCGTTGGTCGGACATGGACCGCAGGGCCGTGCGGGCCTTCCAGCTGGCCCAGGGCTGGCGGGGCCGGGACGCGGACGGGTTTCCGGGGCCGCGGACGTGGGCGCTGCTGGTGACGGGCAAGGGCAAGAACATCCAGGCGACGTGGCTGGGCGGGCATGGTGCCCCCGCCACGCACGCGTCGCCGGCGTCGGCCACGTCACCCGCGTCACCCGCGTCGCACGGAGTGCCGGGCTATCCGGGGCGGGCGATGTTCCGGCCCGGCGTCAGCAACAAATACGTCGCCCAGCTCGGCAAGCAGCTGGTGAAGAAGGGGTTCGGCAAGCACTACAAGACCGGGCCGGGGCCGCGCTGGGGTGAGGCGGACCGGCGCGGCGTCGAGGCGTTCCAGCGTGCCCAGGGCTGGCGGGGCGGCGCGGCGGACGGCTATCCGGGGCCGGAGACCTGGCGGCGGCTCTTCTCGTAA
- a CDS encoding FadR/GntR family transcriptional regulator has product MAARDLQERIKKLIIDRRLPSGAPLPTEPELMAHLGASRNSVREALKGLQAMGIVEIRHGFGTYVGTMSLAPMIEGLAFRTVAGHYRGEDTLLQLVQLREAVETGLVSRLAGRIPDGDLVELDALVDRMEEQAAHGGDGIAETDRAFHATLYRGLDNALLGEVMEAFWDAFHRVHTDLGGAPQEPLVTCRQHREIVDAVRSGDAIRAEEAIREHFGNIRARVSTTGTQHPHRCHNERV; this is encoded by the coding sequence ATGGCAGCGCGCGACCTTCAAGAGCGGATCAAGAAGCTCATCATCGACCGCCGGCTGCCCTCCGGGGCCCCGCTGCCGACGGAGCCCGAGCTGATGGCGCACCTGGGCGCCAGCCGGAACTCCGTGCGCGAGGCGCTCAAGGGCCTGCAGGCGATGGGCATCGTCGAGATCCGGCACGGGTTCGGGACGTACGTCGGCACGATGTCGCTGGCGCCGATGATCGAGGGCCTCGCCTTCCGCACGGTCGCCGGGCACTACCGGGGCGAGGACACCCTGCTGCAGCTGGTGCAGCTGCGGGAGGCCGTGGAGACGGGGCTGGTGTCCCGGCTCGCGGGGCGGATCCCGGACGGCGACCTCGTTGAACTGGACGCGCTCGTCGACCGTATGGAAGAGCAGGCGGCGCACGGCGGTGACGGCATCGCCGAGACCGACCGGGCGTTTCACGCCACTCTCTACCGAGGGCTGGACAACGCGCTGCTGGGCGAGGTGATGGAGGCGTTCTGGGACGCCTTCCACCGCGTCCACACCGATCTCGGGGGTGCGCCGCAGGAACCGCTGGTCACCTGCCGACAGCACCGGGAGATCGTGGACGCGGTGCGGTCGGGCGATGCGATACGGGCGGAGGAGGCCATAAGAGAGCACTTCGGCAACATCCGGGCCCGCGTATCCACAACGGGTACACAACACCCCCACAGGTGCCACAATGAGCGCGTATGA
- a CDS encoding GAF and ANTAR domain-containing protein, which produces MHQSTREIRLAQALVESADTLTDGFEAVRYLQRVADHCVRLLAAQAAGFLLFEEGRTVLLAASGAHREVATELLQAQRDGGPCLDSYGSGRPVPPVSIRAAREAARWPEFTERALVHGIAATYAVPLRRRQQLLGALNVFVPELPTEDDEDADGAALRLAQLIADCAALGLQNNTTYVQCRTHAGQLQQALSSRVRIEQAKGMLAERWNTAADHAFVAMRQYARRHRLPLDRVATAVIGRVADDAALRREAERADGEGRA; this is translated from the coding sequence ATGCACCAGTCCACCCGGGAGATCCGGCTGGCACAGGCGTTGGTGGAGTCGGCGGACACCCTCACGGACGGCTTCGAGGCCGTGCGCTACTTACAACGCGTCGCCGACCACTGTGTGCGGTTGCTGGCCGCGCAGGCCGCCGGGTTCCTGCTGTTCGAGGAGGGCCGGACGGTGTTGCTGGCGGCGAGCGGCGCGCATCGGGAGGTCGCGACGGAACTGCTTCAGGCCCAGCGCGACGGCGGGCCCTGCCTGGACAGCTACGGCTCCGGCCGGCCGGTGCCGCCGGTCTCGATCAGGGCGGCCCGGGAAGCCGCCCGCTGGCCGGAGTTCACCGAGCGGGCGCTCGTCCACGGCATCGCCGCCACCTACGCGGTCCCCCTGCGCCGCCGGCAGCAACTGCTCGGCGCCCTCAACGTGTTCGTCCCCGAGCTCCCCACCGAGGACGACGAGGACGCCGACGGTGCGGCGCTGCGGCTGGCCCAGCTCATCGCCGACTGCGCGGCCCTCGGACTGCAGAACAACACGACGTACGTCCAATGCCGCACCCACGCCGGTCAGTTGCAGCAGGCGCTGTCCAGCAGGGTGCGCATCGAGCAGGCCAAGGGCATGCTCGCCGAGCGCTGGAACACCGCGGCCGACCACGCCTTCGTAGCGATGCGGCAGTACGCGCGCCGCCATCGGCTGCCCCTGGACCGGGTCGCGACGGCGGTCATCGGCCGGGTCGCGGACGACGCCGCGCTGCGCCGGGAGGCGGAGCGGGCGGACGGCGAGGGACGCGCGTAG
- a CDS encoding GntR family transcriptional regulator produces the protein MDYPNDQAPGVPVRDGIPEHGRIPKYYAVKARLDHLIAELGEGDPLPTERDLSESYEVARETVRQAIRELVLEGKLRRQGRGTVVAGPKLEQPLSLTEVVESFLGRPLPKIRRRWAGVYAQCTDPGRVVHRQRVRDGVWLVIGPGGRGMTCSPAIAETTANELGW, from the coding sequence GTGGACTACCCCAACGACCAGGCCCCCGGCGTCCCCGTCCGCGACGGCATCCCGGAGCACGGCCGGATCCCGAAGTACTACGCGGTGAAGGCCCGGCTCGACCACCTCATCGCAGAACTCGGCGAGGGCGACCCGCTCCCCACCGAGCGCGACCTCTCCGAGAGTTACGAGGTCGCCCGCGAGACCGTCCGGCAGGCGATCCGCGAACTCGTACTGGAGGGGAAGCTGCGGCGGCAGGGGCGGGGCACGGTCGTCGCCGGACCCAAGCTCGAACAGCCCCTCTCCCTCACCGAGGTCGTCGAGTCCTTCCTCGGCCGCCCGCTGCCGAAGATCCGGCGCCGGTGGGCGGGGGTGTACGCGCAATGCACCGACCCGGGCCGGGTCGTGCACCGACAGCGGGTGCGCGACGGGGTGTGGCTGGTCATCGGGCCCGGCGGGCGCGGGATGACCTGCTCGCCGGCCATCGCCGAGACGACCGCGAACGAACTGGGCTGGTGA
- a CDS encoding HAD-IIA family hydrolase, whose product MPDRKPIESWLTDMDGVLIHEGVPIPGADAFIKKLRESGRPFLVLTNNSIYTPRDLHARLNRMGLEVPLENIWTSALATAQFLDDQRPGGSAYVIGEAGLTTALHDIGYILTDHEPDYVVLGETRTYSFEAMTKAVRLINDGARFICTNPDETGPSAEGPLPATGAVAALITKATGKQPYFAGKPNPLMMRTGLNAIGAHSETSAMIGDRMDTDVLAGMEAGMQTFLVLTGLTRPEQVENFPYRPSKIVDSIADLVDRI is encoded by the coding sequence ATGCCAGACCGCAAGCCCATCGAGTCATGGCTCACCGACATGGACGGCGTACTGATCCACGAGGGCGTGCCGATCCCCGGCGCCGACGCCTTCATCAAGAAGCTGCGTGAGTCCGGCCGGCCCTTCCTCGTCCTCACCAACAACTCGATCTACACCCCGCGCGACCTGCACGCCCGGTTGAACCGCATGGGCCTGGAAGTGCCGCTGGAGAACATCTGGACCTCGGCGCTGGCCACCGCCCAGTTCCTCGACGACCAGCGCCCCGGCGGCTCGGCGTACGTCATCGGCGAGGCGGGCCTGACCACCGCGCTGCACGACATCGGCTACATCCTCACCGACCACGAGCCGGACTACGTCGTCCTCGGCGAGACCCGCACCTACTCCTTCGAGGCCATGACCAAGGCCGTGCGGCTCATCAACGACGGCGCCCGTTTCATCTGCACCAACCCCGACGAGACCGGCCCCTCCGCCGAGGGCCCGCTCCCGGCGACCGGTGCGGTGGCCGCGCTGATCACCAAGGCGACCGGCAAGCAGCCCTACTTCGCGGGCAAGCCGAACCCGCTGATGATGCGGACCGGGCTGAACGCCATCGGCGCCCACTCCGAGACCAGCGCCATGATCGGCGACCGTATGGACACCGACGTGTTGGCCGGCATGGAGGCCGGGATGCAGACGTTCCTGGTGCTCACCGGACTGACCCGGCCCGAGCAGGTCGAGAACTTCCCGTACCGGCCGTCCAAGATCGTGGACTCGATCGCGGACCTCGTCGACCGGATCTGA
- a CDS encoding glycoside hydrolase family 6 protein: MYLKRGAWRGARVRTSAVVLGAALLLAGCSSSGDGEEPEDNAGAGISQQPKETDPFWVNPDGNAAEQVAAFEKAGKKEDAEQIRKIAEQPTGEWISPESPEQQARGFTEAADKAGRTALLVLYNIPHRDCGQFSEGGAADGNAYRAFVDSVAKGIGDRAATVILEPDAVLHMVDNCTAQEYHEERYDLLSGAVAKLKALKNTKVYLDAGNAGWGHPDQIFEPLKRAGIDQADGFSVNVSNFYTTQDSIAYGKELAAKVGNKPFVIDTSRNGNGPFTGGNPDEVWCNPPGRALGETPTTKTADPLVDAYVWVKRPGESDGECKGGPKAGEWWAQYALSLAKASK, encoded by the coding sequence ATGTACCTGAAGAGGGGGGCCTGGAGGGGCGCTCGCGTGCGGACGTCCGCGGTGGTGCTGGGGGCGGCACTGCTGCTCGCGGGCTGTTCGTCCTCCGGGGACGGCGAGGAGCCGGAGGACAACGCCGGCGCCGGGATCAGCCAACAGCCCAAGGAGACCGATCCGTTCTGGGTGAACCCGGACGGCAACGCGGCAGAGCAGGTCGCGGCCTTCGAGAAGGCCGGCAAGAAGGAGGACGCCGAGCAGATCCGCAAGATCGCGGAGCAGCCGACGGGCGAGTGGATCAGCCCGGAGAGTCCGGAGCAGCAGGCACGCGGCTTCACCGAGGCCGCCGACAAGGCGGGCCGTACGGCGCTGCTCGTCCTCTACAACATCCCGCACCGCGACTGCGGCCAGTTCTCGGAGGGCGGCGCCGCCGACGGCAACGCCTACCGGGCGTTCGTCGACAGCGTCGCCAAGGGCATCGGCGACCGTGCGGCGACGGTGATCCTGGAGCCGGACGCGGTGCTGCACATGGTGGACAACTGCACGGCCCAGGAGTACCACGAGGAGCGCTACGACCTCCTGAGCGGCGCCGTCGCCAAGCTCAAGGCCCTGAAGAACACCAAGGTCTACCTGGACGCGGGCAACGCCGGCTGGGGCCACCCCGACCAGATCTTCGAGCCCCTGAAGCGGGCGGGCATCGACCAGGCCGACGGCTTCTCGGTCAACGTCTCCAACTTCTACACGACCCAGGACTCGATCGCGTACGGCAAGGAACTCGCCGCCAAGGTGGGCAACAAGCCCTTCGTGATCGACACCAGCCGCAACGGCAACGGCCCCTTCACCGGGGGCAACCCGGACGAGGTCTGGTGCAACCCGCCGGGCCGTGCGCTGGGGGAGACGCCGACGACCAAGACGGCGGACCCGCTGGTCGACGCGTATGTGTGGGTCAAGCGGCCGGGCGAGTCGGACGGCGAGTGCAAGGGCGGTCCGAAGGCGGGCGAGTGGTGGGCGCAGTACGCCCTGAGCCTCGCGAAGGCCAGCAAGTAG
- a CDS encoding kelch motif-containing protein: protein MNDRAGRRRARRLAIGTAVVLALAGMNGPWLYRVGTEKYHQYQINKPEYKADNGKWEIVDFPEEYRQNTIHAALLHTGKVLLIAGSGNNQDNFDAKQYDTRIWDPVKGTIKKVPTPNDLFCTGHTQLSNGNLLIAGGTKRYEKLKGDVTKAGGLMIVHNENPDRPITLPAGTKFTGKENGKTFVSKDPVLVPRAKKVFDKATGKFLRNDPGLGRIYVEAQKKGAKYETGTQDNYRIQGLTGTDARNTYGIAQKLALDKKDFQGIRDAYEFDPVAEKYIKVDPMHEARWYPTLTTLGNGKILSVSGLDDIGQLVPGKNEVYDPATKKWTYLQKVRQFPTYPALFPLENGKIFYSGSNAGYGPDDVGRDPGIWDVDTNKFSKLPGLSDPKLLETSGTVLLPPAQDEKYMVIGGGGVGESKESSEKTRLIDLKDDNPKFVDGPSLEKGTRYPQASVLPDDTVLVSGGSEDYRGRGDSNILQARIYHPDTGSLDQVADPLVGRNYHSGSILLPDGRVMFFGSDSLYADKANTKPGKFEQRIEIYTPPYLYRDAQPSLSGGPQTIKRGGTGTFTSQHASSIENVRLIRPSASTHVTDVDQRSVALDFKKSGDKITVNVPTNRNLVPSGWYMLFVTDDQGTPSKAQWVRVP, encoded by the coding sequence ATGAACGACCGTGCAGGCCGCCGCCGCGCCCGTCGACTCGCGATAGGTACGGCGGTGGTACTCGCGCTGGCCGGAATGAACGGGCCGTGGCTGTACCGCGTCGGCACCGAGAAATACCACCAGTACCAAATCAACAAGCCCGAGTACAAAGCCGACAACGGCAAGTGGGAGATCGTCGACTTCCCGGAGGAGTACCGCCAGAACACCATCCACGCGGCGCTTCTGCACACCGGCAAGGTGCTGCTGATCGCGGGCTCGGGCAACAACCAGGACAACTTCGACGCGAAGCAGTACGACACCCGGATCTGGGACCCGGTCAAGGGCACGATCAAGAAGGTGCCGACGCCGAACGACCTGTTCTGCACGGGCCATACCCAGCTGTCCAACGGCAACCTGCTGATCGCGGGCGGCACGAAGCGGTACGAGAAGCTGAAGGGTGACGTCACCAAGGCCGGCGGCCTGATGATCGTCCACAACGAGAACCCGGACCGGCCGATCACGCTGCCCGCGGGCACCAAGTTCACCGGCAAGGAGAACGGCAAGACCTTCGTCTCCAAGGACCCGGTGCTGGTGCCGCGCGCGAAGAAGGTCTTCGACAAGGCGACCGGCAAGTTCCTGCGCAACGACCCCGGTCTCGGCCGGATCTACGTCGAGGCGCAGAAGAAGGGCGCCAAGTACGAGACCGGCACCCAGGACAACTACCGGATCCAGGGCCTGACCGGCACCGACGCGCGCAACACGTACGGCATCGCGCAGAAGCTCGCCCTCGACAAGAAGGACTTCCAAGGCATCCGGGACGCCTACGAGTTCGACCCGGTCGCCGAGAAGTACATCAAGGTCGACCCGATGCACGAGGCCCGCTGGTACCCGACGCTCACCACGTTGGGCAACGGCAAGATCCTCAGCGTCTCCGGCCTCGACGACATCGGCCAGCTGGTGCCGGGCAAGAACGAGGTGTACGACCCGGCGACCAAGAAGTGGACGTACCTGCAGAAGGTGCGGCAGTTCCCGACGTACCCGGCGCTGTTCCCGCTGGAGAACGGCAAGATCTTCTACTCGGGTTCGAACGCGGGCTACGGTCCTGACGACGTGGGCCGCGACCCCGGCATCTGGGACGTCGACACCAACAAGTTCAGCAAGCTGCCCGGGCTCAGTGACCCCAAGCTGCTGGAGACCTCGGGCACGGTGCTGCTGCCGCCGGCGCAGGACGAGAAGTACATGGTGATCGGCGGCGGGGGCGTCGGCGAGTCCAAGGAGTCCAGCGAGAAGACGCGGCTCATCGATCTGAAGGACGACAACCCGAAGTTCGTGGACGGGCCGTCGCTGGAGAAGGGCACGCGGTATCCGCAGGCGTCGGTGCTGCCGGACGACACCGTGCTGGTGTCGGGCGGTTCCGAGGACTACCGGGGCCGCGGCGACTCCAACATCCTCCAGGCGCGGATCTACCACCCGGACACGGGCAGCCTCGACCAGGTCGCCGACCCGCTGGTGGGCCGCAACTACCACTCCGGCTCGATCCTGCTGCCCGACGGCCGCGTGATGTTCTTCGGCTCGGACTCGCTGTACGCCGACAAGGCCAACACCAAGCCGGGCAAGTTCGAGCAGCGGATCGAGATCTACACGCCGCCCTATCTGTACCGGGACGCGCAGCCGTCGCTGTCGGGCGGGCCGCAGACCATCAAGCGCGGCGGGACGGGCACGTTCACCTCGCAGCACGCCTCGTCCATCGAGAACGTACGGCTGATCCGGCCGAGCGCGTCGACGCACGTCACGGATGTCGATCAGCGGTCGGTCGCGCTGGACTTCAAGAAGTCCGGGGACAAGATCACGGTGAATGTGCCGACGAACCGGAACCTGGTTCCGTCGGGCTGGTACATGCTGTTCGTGACGGACGACCAGGGGACGCCGAGCAAGGCGCAGTGGGTGAGGGTCCCGTAG
- a CDS encoding class F sortase → MSEHERPAYGGRLLMGVAWVVLLLGLWLWGREISDVQPGVSAPVSGDVAAVGRPPELELPAAARPLGDALPQRLDIPGLEVQAPVLARGLDPRGAIDPPPYDQAGAVGWYAAGVKPGAAGAALMVGHADTRTRPAVFHRIGALKPGATVRVLRDDGKLAEFTVDDVQVVARDRFDARQAYGAHRSGRAELRLITCGGTFDRATRSYTANVIVSAYLTGTGL, encoded by the coding sequence ATGTCCGAGCACGAACGCCCCGCCTACGGTGGCCGCCTCCTCATGGGCGTGGCCTGGGTCGTGCTGCTGCTCGGGCTGTGGCTGTGGGGGCGGGAGATCAGCGACGTACAGCCGGGCGTGTCCGCACCGGTGTCGGGCGACGTCGCGGCGGTCGGACGGCCACCGGAGCTGGAACTGCCAGCCGCGGCACGGCCGTTGGGCGACGCGCTGCCGCAGCGCCTCGACATACCGGGCCTCGAAGTGCAGGCACCGGTTCTCGCCCGGGGCCTCGACCCGAGGGGCGCGATCGATCCGCCGCCCTACGACCAGGCAGGCGCCGTCGGGTGGTACGCGGCCGGGGTGAAGCCGGGAGCTGCCGGGGCCGCGCTGATGGTGGGGCATGCCGACACCCGGACCCGGCCCGCCGTCTTCCACCGGATCGGCGCGCTGAAGCCGGGCGCCACGGTGCGGGTGCTCCGCGACGACGGCAAGCTCGCCGAGTTCACCGTGGACGACGTCCAGGTCGTCGCCCGCGACCGCTTCGACGCCCGGCAGGCCTACGGGGCCCACCGCTCCGGACGTGCCGAACTGCGCCTGATCACCTGCGGCGGCACCTTCGACCGGGCGACCCGCAGCTACACGGCGAACGTGATCGTCTCGGCGTACCTCACGGGCACGGGGCTGTGA